aAGAGTGTATGGAAGTATATCTGTCATCTTCGTCTAATATGTGTCTTCCGCCAATACTTTTTCTTGCTCGTCTTTGATGCACTTTACTTGATCTAGGTCTCGGTCCCTCCATTCTCTCGCCTTAGCTAGCATGTAGAGTTTCTTATCCCTGCCTTTGTCCTCAAGCTCTATATATAAACGTTCAAATGTTGTTGTCTTCGCCGCCGTATACCACTAACTTCGCAACCTTATACCTCCCCCTATGTGTCTGTTTATCTTCCTCGTCTTTGCACTCCAGTAAATTCGCATAAGCGACCTCCTTGGCCGTTCTACCACTAATCCTCTCGATGTCCCCCAGCATTACCCCTTGACTGCTTCCCTAATATAACTAGTTGTCCGATCCCACATACTGCTTGCATCCACACTATTCCCCAAGCCCCCATCGCCATCAACTTCTCCCCCAACTCCTAAGCTCTAGCGGTAGTCAAGCCACCCCACTTGATCCTAAGCCTATCGCACAAAGCCTTCTTTTTCCTCTTTGTCTTAATCTCTAAATCCATCGCCTAGAGTTTTATGTTGGATTGTAAGATTCTCACTCTGGGATAAACTTGCAGCCCTTACAAAGAACTCTATCATCCTTCCTAGGGAGTAAGTAATCTATTTGAGTCTTAGCCAGGCGGAAGGTCACCAAGTGCTCTTCCTTCTTCGGGAAACTCAAATTGACTATCACCAACTCAAAAGTTTTCACGAAATCCAAAAGCGAGACTCCTTTGTTTTTATCCCCAAAACCAAAACCTCCATGCACAACGCCATACCCccggaagaaaaaaaaaaacaaaagaagaaaattgaatagaaaaaaaaatgtaaTTAAAAAAAGTGATCCTTAAAAGGGAACCTATGCAAAAAGGCTTACAAACCCCTCAAAAAGCAAGAAATATAGAAAAAACATATTTTCTGTAGAGTCAAAGCTATTGCGTTGATCAGTAATACCTCCTTTTTCAACCTGCTTCAAGCATTTtgtatttgacaaggaatataaTATGGTTTGAAATCAGATGAATTCAAAAGATTCTGGCAAATAAGGATATAATGAACATGAGGTCCCTGGTTTGCTAGAATATGCAGTCAGAATAAGCGGAAAAATTTTAACATAATGAGATCTGAAACACAATAGAACATGTAAAAAGAGAAAACTGACACCTGTCATCCCACCGGGCCAAGCGACAAGTTAGGAGTGCTACAACCTCATGAATTGTTCGTGGGACATTACAAGACCCCGCCGCGAGTAGCTCCTATGCACCATATCATTAAACTATGAGAAATCTATAATTAAACAATCCAAGCATTACATTGTCTCCACTCTCCAGTAATGTCAAACAGATGATAGGCAGAAGGATAGCTTGCTACATAATCATTGACAAACCTGAACTTCTGCAATACCTAACACGTTGATATTTGTTGCAGATCCTTTAACATGCAATGCAGTTAACAAGAAATTGTGTGCTTGCCACGATCGTAAAACaactggtatatcatcttcttcaacaaAAGGATCACCAACTGACTGCCCCAAGAGCTCAAATAGTAGTCCACCAGCCACTCTAACTGGCACCTGAGCCCAAAACCGCAAGAAGTGAAAGGTTATAGAAGCTCAAATCTGTGGACATAGTTTTCACATGGAAATATAATAATCACCGTAGTACACAGATATTTGATTTTCCTTTTACAAACTATCCATGATTCTCTGCATGTATTTAGGCTACCAGAACTCTCAGGTCCAAATTTAAACCTCAACAAAGagccaaaatatttaaataaacgTTTAGAAAAAGCAAAATGCTGTCTGTCATAGCTcgcctttttccttctttttcctcCATAGCTTTTTGTTCAAAATATACTCTTTCTATATCCTTGGTGTTCTTAGCAGAGTTCTCACAAACaaaattgaaaataataaaagaagattcatgaaTACCTCGGACAAAACATAAAGAACTTTTGTGGGATGATGCTATTTGAGTTGATAGAGACAGTGGCTCTTAATGATGTCCTTTGTAAATAAGTGACAATATATAAGCCAAATTTTGGGATTGAGTTAGGCCCAGAATCCATTTTCTTAACGTGATATCAGAAACTCATCTCTATTTTTTGTTTACTCAATGTTGGGCCTCATCCATGTTATATTGTTCATGCTCTAAATGTCCAGAACTAGGTGTGAGAAGAGGAGTTAGAATGTCCTAAATTGGTAGAAAGAATGAGTTAttgtctccttatatggtcttaGGCAATCTTTACCATATGAGCTAGTTTTTAGGGTTGAGTTACGCACAAGATCcattaacatggtattagagTCAGACCCATCTCTATTCTTTGTTTACCTAATGTTGGGCCCCCAAGTTATATTATCCACGCTCCAAGAGTGTCCAACCTTGGCTATGCGGAGGAGTGTCAGAATGCCACAAATGGCTTAGGGAATGAGCTGTTTATTTCCTTATATGGccttgggcaatcctcacctcataaGCTAGCTTTTGAGGTTGAATTCAACCCAAAGTCCATTTTTCAAAAACGTCAAATTGTGGAGAGAAAATGGTTTACAAAATCAAATGACTGGTTGCCAGGTTAACAGACAGAAGCTCTAATCTCAATGATCTTAAGAACCGGTGTCAGATCACCTTAAACATGCCATTTAGCAGAGATAAGATCCCATTACGGACTGTCTATATTCGGTCCTCTCCTTCTATCCCAGTTGCAATGTCATAAAGAGCCATTTATACATGGAATATGTACCTACCAATGTAGGTAGTAAGTAACATTGGGCTTGTCTGAGCATCTTTTGGTGCTTCTTCTGAGCAGCCTACTAGAAGGCCTAGAAGTAGAAGTGGCTGGTCAGTGATATAATTTTGTAGCATAAAACACCATTACTTGCATTTCTTTTTTCCAGGTTTTTCAAAGTTATCAAGAACAAATTCTCCTCTAGGTCATTTTAAGGACCAATGGTGTACTTCCTGATGCAGTTTTAATCCTTATAAAGTTCTACATCCTAAAAattaaaaaggaaggaaaaaaccAGAATACCCAGGCAGATTATGCAATAGGTTAGAGATCATGTTGCTATTAGGAGCCAAAAGAAGGTTTAATCTTCCCGAGGTTGTTAGCGGTATAGCATGCTCGAGTATAAACGTATACAAGCGAAATACCTCATAGAGAAGGTGCTTCATACGTTCACTAATCAGCTTACTTTCATCTCGCAAGGCAATACTTATGGCAGGATGTAGCCACTGAGCATTGTTCAACCATGCATTGACGAAAGGGTGACCGGCAGCTACATGACACCACCAAGTTGGTCCAACCGGGCGTTCCCAGTATGGAGCTGCAACATCTGCTACAGTGACATCATCTTCCTCATCGGTAAGCTCAACAGGCTGAGAGGCCCAATCTGTATCAATATGCACTGTTTGAAGCAGCTCAGATATTCTAGCCCAGCCTATTGGTATCCAGTAACTACCAGAAGACCTTTCTCGGGGATTATAAGGATAATCTTGTTGATAACCTTGGCCATGTGGGTTCTCGATGTCAACATATCCAGACTCTGTACAATAAGGTTCTATAAACTGATCCTTGTCGACATCTTGGGGTGAGGAATAACTCACTCGACATTTAGATAGTGGTGGCTTTTTAGTTTCCCTGGCAGCATAACGTCGTGCGGAGTGATTTTTAAAAGTggatcttgattcatttgtcttCAGTTGGCCACGGACAAATTCAAAGGCACAAAGCAGTCCATCTGTCCATAACTCTCCCAGCATAACATCTCTGGACAGTTGCTGTTTATGATTCTCTTGGTTCTTCATGCCATTGCTCATTTCTGCACTCTCATGAGTAACACTACTCATTTCGCTCCCCCTTTTAGTTTCAGCTTAGCAGACATTCCTGAAATACTCAGCAATAGATGGACTCAAGTCTGTAAAAAAGGTTACAAGAAAAAGGAAGACAACAACGAGAGAATCATAGATTATCAGCATTATTTGAGGATTGCAAGTATTAACGTTTTGCCTAGACCAGGTCACGTTTGTAATGTAATCTCATGGAaccattttaacaaaaaaattgaGTTACTCCGATTGTCCAATCGATTCGGGCAACAAAAGGTAATACCATTATGTCATAAAAACTAAAGATATATACTAAGACCAAAGGAACTAATGCTGCTGATATGAAAGATGCAAACTACACGCCCACTTATCACTCCACCACTTCAATACCAACTAAAGATATATACAAATACCAGAGGAACTAATGCTGCTGATAGGAAAGTCAAGGGCTGTACACCCACTTATAACTCTACCACTTCAATTCAACGAAAAACATGATGAAATTATAAAAGTTCCCATCTTCCCAAGTATCACTGGTGGTGACTAGAGCAGCTGCAAATGATGGTGATTCTTGTTCATAACAAGCCGATAAATAGCAGGAATAATATATTCAGGGATATTCACCAGCACTTATGGTAGAAGTTATGCACAAAACTACATGCACTAATTATTCATCAACACTTTCGATGATCGTCACAAAATGGTGTATAACAAATATTAGAATTATCATTATGGGAAGAAGAATGGTTTTCAGCAGGTAACTCGCTCCAAATTGTGGGATTATCTTTTTACCGAAACTCAACTGAATATGCATGAATTGAGACACATTCACCAAAAATTACATAATTTGCACTTTTAAGGCTCATGTATATTAGTACAGCCAGAAATCCACTAAGTATTAGTACACTTCGAAAGCGTATCATGCATTCAACAGTTAACGGTACATTTCTAGACACATGTTTTACAAGGCATAACAATGACTAAACAGAGAATAGAAccaatgaaggaaaatatttttcttgaaaaagtcATTTATGGTGTTTCTGGTGTTTGGTtacggaaaaatattttccaaaggaaaaaaaattccACTGAAAGGGGAAAAATTGTTCCTCACTTATGAGCggattttattttctttacaaatatCCCAACTCTTAATCCTTACATGTCACTTGCTCTAAGCCTTACCAACACATACACATTAGTATCAAACTATAACACTCAAAAAATTCATAAAACCGTTTTCCAAGACGCCTCAATACCAAACAAGTAGAGATTAGCTATATGAATCCCCATTGATCATGTTCCCCATTTAAATTCATCTTAAACCATCATTGTACaaagtaaaaaaacaaaaatgaaaagtaTTAGAAATTCTCTACATTCCCTACTAGCATACAAATCACTAA
The nucleotide sequence above comes from Nicotiana tabacum cultivar K326 chromosome 12, ASM71507v2, whole genome shotgun sequence. Encoded proteins:
- the LOC107810784 gene encoding uncharacterized protein LOC107810784 encodes the protein MSSVTHESAEMSNGMKNQENHKQQLSRDVMLGELWTDGLLCAFEFVRGQLKTNESRSTFKNHSARRYAARETKKPPLSKCRVSYSSPQDVDKDQFIEPYCTESGYVDIENPHGQGYQQDYPYNPRERSSGSYWIPIGWARISELLQTVHIDTDWASQPVELTDEEDDVTVADVAAPYWERPVGPTWWCHVAAGHPFVNAWLNNAQWLHPAISIALRDESKLISERMKHLLYEVPVRVAGGLLFELLGQSVGDPFVEEDDIPVVLRSWQAHNFLLTALHVKGSATNINVLGIAEVQELLAAGSCNVPRTIHEVVALLTCRLARWDDRLFRKYIFGAADEAELKFMNRRTHEDMHLFRIILNQEIRRLSTQVIRVKWSLHAREEIVVELLQHLRGNAARSLLQGILKSTRQMIEEQEAVRGRLFTIQDVMQSTVRAWLQDQSLRVQHNLGVFGGCGLVLSIITGLFGINVDGIPGNGGSPYAFAFFSLALVLLGAVLIAIGLIYLGLKKPVIEEQVEVRRLELQELVKMFQHEAESHAQVRKDASEAKMPAGAAGILSDGDKYVLIS